A genomic window from Desulfotomaculum sp. includes:
- a CDS encoding radical SAM protein, producing the protein MDNIQQIVKCNICARECGIKEGGAGFCRKYTAVDGDLHEIAPDKYLVVCCISIETMPMQHFYPGGKFLQITTTGCNFDCLGCVSTVVVKEMGIDSTALQYMTAEQIVEKAIEENCIGITFLMNDPIASFFTFLNVAKKARASNLMVGCSSNGYFTAESSQQLAPYLDFINIGIKGFSDEEYQACGAAGFKPVLESIKTFIGAGTHVEVSCTYKKYDEPGIGKFAAWLTESDYNIPLQIMRYIPLEEAAPEFEPTINEAECLCRALKQTLNHVYLFNSPGTEYLNTYCPECGNVLIARDFYGPMGAKTKKINSSSEGKCLQCNNLISIPGLQPRDGYKEKAFEGGYPFTRALEMIQAILIASGVVKLSDVVKVWEKILSEENGLDNLHLDLNSISRYISVIQKFTSYIGADEKAKKLTLYMQEKINQINEKLVNAAFRPRVYYAMGKPLFCLKGERFENQLVTAAGGVSVNKEVQGDGRPGLTISVEELNRLNPEVIFISSFISNTIEDFYRECLTKGIKVDAVRSKRIINHSYPNWDFGSPRWILGLMNIANILHPEMFSFDMLEEAKYFYSTFYNTDFDPERINLSFAKPVNNWRWK; encoded by the coding sequence ATGGATAATATTCAACAAATAGTAAAGTGTAATATATGCGCCAGGGAGTGCGGCATAAAAGAAGGAGGCGCCGGATTCTGCCGTAAGTACACCGCAGTTGATGGCGATTTGCATGAAATTGCTCCCGACAAATACCTGGTAGTGTGCTGCATTTCAATTGAAACCATGCCAATGCAGCATTTCTATCCAGGAGGAAAGTTTCTGCAAATTACAACTACGGGATGTAATTTCGATTGCCTGGGCTGTGTATCCACTGTTGTAGTCAAAGAAATGGGAATAGACAGCACTGCTCTGCAATACATGACTGCGGAGCAGATAGTTGAAAAGGCTATAGAAGAAAACTGTATCGGGATAACTTTTCTGATGAACGATCCGATTGCCTCATTCTTCACCTTTTTAAATGTTGCAAAGAAGGCCAGAGCATCCAACCTTATGGTCGGATGCTCAAGCAACGGTTATTTCACTGCTGAGTCTTCTCAACAGCTTGCTCCTTATCTGGATTTCATAAATATTGGGATAAAGGGTTTTTCGGATGAAGAATACCAGGCTTGCGGCGCAGCCGGCTTTAAACCTGTGCTTGAAAGCATAAAAACCTTTATTGGCGCAGGAACGCATGTAGAGGTATCTTGCACTTATAAAAAATATGATGAGCCGGGCATTGGGAAATTTGCCGCCTGGCTGACAGAATCAGATTATAACATACCGCTGCAAATAATGAGGTATATACCGCTTGAAGAAGCGGCTCCCGAATTCGAACCCACCATAAATGAAGCTGAATGTCTATGCCGGGCATTAAAACAAACCTTGAATCATGTCTATTTATTTAACAGCCCGGGAACAGAGTATTTAAATACTTATTGCCCGGAGTGCGGAAATGTATTGATTGCAAGAGATTTTTACGGACCGATGGGCGCAAAGACAAAAAAGATTAACAGCAGTTCTGAGGGGAAATGCCTGCAATGCAATAATTTGATTTCCATACCGGGACTGCAGCCAAGAGACGGATATAAGGAAAAAGCTTTTGAAGGCGGATATCCTTTCACAAGGGCATTGGAAATGATCCAGGCTATATTAATTGCTTCCGGTGTTGTCAAGCTTTCTGATGTAGTAAAGGTGTGGGAAAAGATATTATCCGAAGAAAACGGCCTTGATAATTTGCACCTTGATTTAAATTCAATTAGCCGGTATATTTCGGTCATTCAAAAGTTCACCAGTTATATCGGGGCTGATGAAAAGGCTAAAAAATTAACCTTATATATGCAGGAGAAAATTAATCAAATAAATGAAAAACTTGTCAATGCAGCTTTCAGACCACGAGTCTATTATGCTATGGGGAAACCTCTTTTCTGCCTGAAGGGTGAACGTTTTGAAAATCAGCTTGTTACTGCGGCCGGAGGTGTTAGTGTAAACAAGGAAGTTCAGGGAGATGGACGGCCGGGCCTGACAATAAGTGTTGAGGAATTGAACAGGCTTAACCCTGAAGTAATTTTCATTTCATCATTTATTTCCAATACCATTGAGGATTTTTATCGTGAATGCTTAACAAAAGGAATAAAAGTTGATGCGGTCCGTTCCAAGAGAATAATTAATCATTCATACCCGAACTGGGATTTCGGCAGCCCAAGATGGATCCTCGGTTTGATGAATATCGCCAATATTCTTCATCCGGAGATGTTTAGTTTTGATATGTTGGAAGAGGCAAAATACTTCTACTCCACTTTTTACAATACAGACTTTGATCCTGAACGTATTAATTTATCATTTGCAAAGCCGGTCAATAACTGGAGATGGAAGTAG
- a CDS encoding zinc ABC transporter substrate-binding protein yields the protein MQLHLIFFKGGKAVRLRFLSLAVLLLLIGSLLFSGCAKKSSQTNNAAPDQNAAKSTTIAASFYPMYIFTLNVAKDIPNVQVIDMTKPTTGCLHDYTVTPDDMKNLEGAKFLVTNGAGMESFMDKVIQQFPHLQIIDASKGIPLIEGEGDEGDNPHLWVSISNAILQVRNIENQLAALDPDNTARYKENTDAYIKKLEAERDKMHQVLDGIQNRNIITFHEAFPYFAKEFNLNIAGVIEREPGSEPSPQELADTIKKVNQLKIKALFAEPQYPAKAAEIIAKETGAKIYTLDPAVTGPMDADAYINIMDSNLITLEKALK from the coding sequence TTGCAGTTGCATCTAATTTTTTTTAAGGGAGGAAAGGCTGTGAGATTAAGGTTTTTAAGTTTGGCGGTATTGCTGTTACTTATTGGATCGCTGTTATTTAGCGGATGCGCAAAGAAAAGTTCTCAAACTAACAATGCCGCTCCAGATCAAAACGCAGCTAAAAGTACTACAATTGCCGCTTCTTTTTATCCAATGTATATTTTCACTCTAAATGTTGCAAAAGATATTCCTAATGTCCAAGTTATCGATATGACCAAGCCTACAACAGGGTGCCTTCATGATTATACCGTTACTCCTGATGACATGAAAAATCTCGAGGGAGCCAAATTTCTCGTTACCAATGGCGCAGGTATGGAATCCTTCATGGACAAGGTAATACAGCAATTTCCACACCTGCAAATAATAGACGCCAGCAAAGGAATTCCCTTGATAGAAGGAGAAGGAGATGAGGGAGATAATCCTCATTTATGGGTCAGCATTTCAAATGCCATATTGCAGGTAAGAAATATTGAAAATCAATTGGCTGCTCTGGATCCGGACAATACTGCCAGGTATAAAGAAAATACGGACGCATATATAAAGAAATTAGAAGCCGAAAGAGATAAAATGCATCAAGTGTTGGATGGTATTCAAAACCGCAATATTATTACCTTTCACGAGGCATTCCCCTACTTTGCAAAGGAATTCAACCTTAATATCGCAGGTGTAATAGAACGTGAACCGGGTTCGGAACCCAGCCCCCAGGAGCTTGCTGATACAATTAAAAAAGTTAACCAATTAAAAATAAAAGCCCTTTTCGCAGAACCACAGTATCCTGCAAAAGCCGCCGAGATAATTGCAAAAGAAACGGGAGCAAAAATTTATACGCTTGATCCGGCAGTTACAGGACCTATGGATGCGGACGCATATATCAATATTATGGACAGTAATCTAATAACACTGGAAAAGGCGTTAAAATAA
- a CDS encoding phosphate-binding protein — translation MIFKKSGFKFAVLAVAGLLALSLLMGGCGASKTPQEGGNVNLSGTIKEAGSTSVLPLAEALATEFMKLHPDVRVESGGGGSGAGVQQCAAGTVDLGAISRDLKLTESDLISYPVARDAVAVIVNSANPVSGLKIEDVTGIYSGKVTDWSQVGGKAGKITVIAREEGSGTRDAFEAKVMNKEKIISGAFLKNSNGEVQAAVIQDASAIGFVSLGYISGAKALDLNGIKCNIDTCKDGTYPLVRRLFFLTKAMPSPAVTEFINFARSDAGQKIAEEKGFVPLVTQ, via the coding sequence GTGATTTTTAAAAAATCCGGGTTCAAGTTTGCTGTGCTGGCCGTTGCGGGACTTTTAGCGCTTTCTTTACTTATGGGAGGCTGCGGCGCTTCCAAGACGCCTCAAGAAGGCGGCAATGTCAATCTCTCTGGGACAATCAAGGAGGCCGGATCGACAAGTGTTCTGCCTCTGGCCGAAGCTCTCGCTACAGAGTTTATGAAACTCCATCCCGACGTGCGCGTTGAATCAGGCGGCGGCGGCTCAGGGGCGGGAGTCCAACAGTGCGCAGCCGGAACAGTAGACTTAGGCGCCATTTCCAGGGATCTCAAACTGACCGAGTCCGATCTTATTTCCTACCCGGTAGCCCGTGATGCTGTCGCTGTAATAGTCAATTCCGCCAATCCGGTCAGCGGCTTGAAAATAGAGGACGTGACGGGGATATACTCCGGCAAGGTAACTGACTGGAGCCAGGTTGGAGGGAAAGCGGGCAAAATAACTGTTATTGCCAGGGAAGAGGGATCAGGCACAAGAGATGCTTTTGAGGCAAAAGTGATGAACAAGGAAAAAATTATCTCCGGCGCCTTTTTAAAGAATTCCAACGGCGAAGTGCAGGCTGCCGTAATCCAAGACGCGTCGGCCATTGGTTTTGTTTCTCTGGGTTATATATCCGGGGCAAAGGCGCTGGACTTAAATGGTATAAAATGCAATATTGATACCTGCAAAGACGGCACTTATCCCCTGGTAAGAAGATTGTTCTTCTTAACCAAGGCGATGCCAAGTCCGGCGGTAACAGAATTCATCAATTTCGCACGCAGCGATGCGGGCCAGAAAATAGCTGAAGAAAAAGGCTTCGTTCCTTTGGTGACTCAGTAA
- a CDS encoding ABC transporter — protein sequence MPSLYHLIDILLPYEWAHHVFMKNALQGVLLVAPIFGLLGTMIVNNRMAFFADALGHSALTGIAVGVIIGMDNPFWSMLCFSILLTIAITIVNNTNTASTDTIIGVFSSTAVALGIAILSMRGGFNKYSVYLIGNLLSISSTDLIMLAIVFVVVIILWTTVFNKLLLVSINQSLASSRRINVQFYKYLFTLTMAVVVTISIQWVGILIISSLLILPAAAARNIAQNMRQYHIYSVSIAIISGLSGLVLSYFLGTASGATIVLISAIFFLATLGLRFSFNN from the coding sequence ATGCCGTCATTGTACCATCTTATTGACATATTGCTTCCTTATGAATGGGCGCACCATGTTTTTATGAAAAACGCTCTGCAGGGTGTTTTACTGGTCGCTCCAATATTTGGTTTGCTCGGAACTATGATAGTGAACAACAGAATGGCCTTTTTTGCTGACGCCCTGGGTCATTCTGCGTTAACGGGTATTGCCGTAGGTGTTATAATAGGAATGGATAATCCTTTCTGGTCAATGTTATGCTTCTCTATTCTATTAACAATAGCCATTACAATAGTTAATAACACAAATACCGCCTCAACTGACACAATTATTGGCGTCTTTTCCTCCACTGCCGTTGCGCTTGGCATTGCAATCCTTTCAATGCGGGGCGGGTTTAACAAGTACTCTGTCTATCTGATTGGAAATTTACTAAGTATTAGTTCAACAGATTTAATCATGCTGGCAATTGTGTTCGTAGTCGTGATTATTTTATGGACAACCGTTTTCAACAAACTTCTTTTAGTGAGTATAAACCAGTCGCTGGCCAGCAGCAGAAGGATCAATGTTCAATTTTATAAATATCTTTTTACTCTGACAATGGCGGTTGTTGTAACAATATCAATCCAGTGGGTAGGTATTTTAATTATAAGTTCACTGTTGATTCTGCCTGCCGCAGCAGCAAGAAATATTGCCCAGAACATGCGTCAATATCATATATACTCGGTTTCCATCGCAATCATTTCTGGCTTATCCGGGTTAGTTTTATCCTATTTCTTAGGCACTGCCAGTGGAGCTACAATAGTTTTAATATCTGCAATATTTTTCCTTGCCACGCTGGGTTTAAGATTCAGCTTTAATAACTGA
- the lonB gene encoding ATP-dependent protease LonB has product MGSIGLSNIAIFIQVFLGVIIGLFFWNMLKTQQGNKTAVNKESRKELENLQRMRSISLTEPLSEKIRPSKMEDIVGQKEGLKALRAALCGPNPQHVIIYGPPGIGKTAAARLVLEEARKNPQSPFKENASFIEVDATIARFDERGIADPLIGSVHDPIYQGAGPLGIAGIPQPKAGAVTKAHGGMLFIDEIGELHPIQMNKLLKVLEDRKVHLESTYYCSEDTNIPSHIHDIFQNGLPADFRLVGATTRLPENIPPAIRSRCVEIYFRELPPGEISLIAARAARSTGLSLAKEGLKVIEKYSPNGREAVNIIQIAAGIAITEGRKQIRTQDIEWVINNGQYSPRPDKKIGPSPQVGVVNGLAVYGPGQGSLLEIEASAIPVKPGQGKVTVTGVIDEEQIGEHGHSFRRRSMALAAVDNVLTVMQNVTGVNPYDYNLHVNFPGGIPVDGPSAGVAVATAIYSAIKGIPVDNFLAITGEISIRGLLAPVGGILTKLEAARRAGAKQVILPKENYQDMRLKLPGLTITPLEKLEDVLKIALVNAAEPTPCPKAHSTVRKAKSPQPVIPLPGSGAIGANN; this is encoded by the coding sequence ATGGGATCTATAGGCCTGAGCAATATCGCCATTTTTATTCAGGTTTTTCTGGGTGTGATTATCGGCCTTTTCTTCTGGAACATGCTCAAAACCCAGCAAGGCAATAAAACGGCTGTAAATAAAGAATCACGCAAGGAACTGGAAAACCTCCAGCGCATGCGCTCTATCTCACTCACCGAACCGCTGTCTGAAAAGATACGGCCGTCGAAGATGGAAGATATAGTCGGCCAGAAGGAAGGTTTGAAAGCCCTCCGGGCCGCGCTTTGCGGCCCCAACCCGCAGCATGTAATCATCTACGGGCCGCCCGGTATCGGCAAGACCGCAGCCGCCCGTCTGGTCCTCGAAGAGGCCAGGAAAAACCCGCAGTCACCTTTTAAAGAAAACGCCAGCTTTATTGAAGTGGACGCAACGATTGCCCGCTTTGACGAACGGGGAATCGCCGATCCGCTGATCGGCTCAGTTCACGACCCTATCTACCAGGGCGCCGGCCCCCTGGGTATTGCGGGAATTCCGCAGCCGAAGGCGGGAGCGGTTACAAAAGCGCACGGAGGAATGCTTTTTATCGATGAAATCGGGGAACTACACCCCATTCAGATGAACAAGCTGCTGAAGGTGCTGGAAGACCGCAAGGTACACCTGGAAAGCACCTACTATTGTTCGGAAGACACCAATATACCCAGCCATATCCACGATATATTTCAAAACGGGCTGCCGGCCGACTTTCGCCTTGTCGGGGCAACAACCAGGCTGCCCGAGAACATCCCGCCGGCGATCCGCTCCCGCTGCGTGGAAATATACTTCCGGGAACTTCCGCCTGGTGAGATAAGCCTAATTGCCGCAAGGGCGGCGAGAAGCACAGGGCTTTCACTGGCCAAAGAAGGTTTGAAAGTCATTGAAAAATACAGCCCCAACGGCCGTGAGGCGGTAAACATCATCCAGATCGCGGCCGGAATAGCTATTACCGAGGGCAGAAAGCAGATCCGTACACAGGACATTGAATGGGTAATCAACAACGGACAGTATTCCCCGCGCCCCGACAAGAAGATCGGCCCTTCCCCGCAGGTTGGGGTCGTCAACGGACTGGCCGTGTACGGCCCCGGCCAGGGAAGCCTGCTGGAAATTGAAGCATCTGCAATTCCCGTAAAGCCCGGTCAGGGTAAAGTAACCGTCACAGGAGTCATTGACGAGGAGCAAATTGGTGAACACGGGCATTCTTTCCGCCGGCGGAGCATGGCGCTAGCCGCAGTGGATAATGTGCTGACTGTTATGCAAAATGTGACGGGAGTGAACCCATATGACTATAACCTGCACGTCAACTTTCCAGGGGGAATTCCCGTTGACGGCCCCTCGGCAGGAGTCGCCGTGGCGACGGCAATCTATTCGGCAATCAAAGGCATTCCGGTTGACAATTTCCTCGCCATAACAGGCGAAATTTCCATCAGAGGTCTTTTAGCGCCTGTCGGAGGAATCCTGACCAAGCTGGAAGCAGCCCGCCGGGCTGGCGCAAAACAGGTCATCCTGCCTAAAGAAAACTATCAGGATATGCGGCTGAAGCTGCCCGGACTAACGATTACCCCGCTGGAAAAGCTCGAAGACGTTCTCAAAATTGCCCTTGTCAATGCAGCGGAACCAACTCCCTGCCCAAAGGCGCACAGCACAGTCCGGAAAGCAAAAAGCCCGCAGCCTGTAATACCTCTTCCCGGCAGCGGGGCTATAGGAGCTAATAATTAG
- a CDS encoding ABC transporter ATP-binding protein, with translation MLHEDVKKKECITCGCGLCCTKIQDLSVTRNHTEILKDVDLHIHCGDLTAIIGLNGAGKSTLLKAILGEIPHTGELTFLDADNRHTRRPVIGYVPQKLDFDYGSPVSVQDVFAAVHTNKPVWFSHSKKIRQRAYESLTSVQAAHLIDRRLGVLSGGELQRVMLALALDPKPDLLLLDEPVSGIDNNGLKAFYKTVSDLRENYDLSIILVSHDFNLVAQYADRVIFLNDKVVACSGTPEEVFSNQKVIDTFGMKIMKQPVSPGGTDN, from the coding sequence ATGCTGCACGAGGATGTTAAAAAGAAAGAATGTATAACATGCGGCTGCGGTTTGTGCTGCACTAAAATACAAGATTTGAGCGTAACCCGGAATCATACAGAAATACTGAAGGATGTCGATCTCCACATTCATTGCGGAGATTTGACCGCCATCATAGGCCTTAACGGCGCCGGAAAAAGCACACTTTTAAAGGCAATCCTCGGAGAGATCCCCCACACCGGGGAACTGACCTTTCTTGACGCCGACAACAGACATACAAGGCGGCCTGTGATAGGTTATGTTCCACAGAAGCTTGATTTTGACTACGGTTCCCCGGTAAGTGTCCAGGATGTATTTGCGGCCGTGCACACAAACAAACCTGTCTGGTTTTCGCATTCGAAAAAAATTCGTCAAAGGGCTTATGAAAGTTTGACTTCTGTTCAGGCGGCCCATCTTATAGACAGGCGGCTCGGTGTCCTATCGGGAGGAGAACTGCAGAGAGTCATGCTTGCGCTTGCCCTCGATCCCAAACCGGACCTTTTACTGCTGGATGAACCAGTTTCCGGAATTGATAACAATGGCTTAAAAGCATTTTATAAAACCGTTTCTGACCTTCGGGAGAATTACGATTTATCCATCATTCTGGTATCTCACGATTTTAATTTAGTGGCCCAATACGCCGACAGGGTTATATTTTTAAACGACAAAGTAGTCGCCTGCTCCGGAACCCCGGAAGAGGTCTTCAGCAACCAGAAGGTAATCGACACATTTGGAATGAAAATAATGAAACAACCCGTCAGTCCAGGAGGAACCGATAATTAA
- a CDS encoding arsenate reductase (catalyzes the reduction of arsenate to arsenite; also can dephosphorylate tyrosine phosphorylated proteins, aryl phosphates, and acyl phosphates), with product MSKKKVIFICRGNSCRSQMAEGFARKMYGDQWEAHSAGTVPEGVNPNAVSVMNEVGIDISKNESKVLDHALLNSSDLVVALCDIQEGCFVFPPTVHYVHCPVEDPARFAGSEDEMSVFRKIRDKIKELVGELLS from the coding sequence ATGTCAAAGAAGAAGGTAATCTTTATTTGCAGGGGCAATTCCTGCCGGAGCCAGATGGCGGAAGGATTTGCCAGAAAGATGTATGGCGATCAATGGGAAGCGCACAGCGCAGGCACGGTTCCGGAGGGCGTTAACCCGAACGCGGTGAGCGTTATGAATGAAGTTGGCATTGATATATCAAAAAATGAATCCAAGGTTCTGGACCATGCCCTGCTAAACTCGTCCGATCTTGTTGTTGCCCTGTGTGATATTCAGGAAGGCTGTTTTGTTTTTCCTCCTACGGTCCATTATGTTCATTGTCCGGTAGAAGATCCGGCTCGCTTTGCAGGCAGCGAGGATGAGATGTCTGTGTTCCGGAAAATCAGGGACAAAATAAAAGAGCTTGTTGGAGAGCTTCTTTCATAA
- a CDS encoding phosphate-binding protein, whose amino-acid sequence MIITKTKGGSALAFRKSGIRFVVFLSAVFLTLSLLTSGCESPKKTPESGRTDISGSIKEAGSTSVLPLAESLALEFMKLHKDVRVETGGGGSGAGVKQCVAGTVDVGAISRDLKLTESDLISYPVARDAIAVIVNPGNPINNLKADDVARIYSGEVTDWSQIGGKSGRIILFAREEGSGTRDTFDSIVMRQKKITPDALLRNSNGEVQAAVSQDATAIGFVSLGYVYGIKILEINGTKCSFENCQNGSYPLVRRLFFITKGIPNETVTEFINFARSDAGQKIAEKMGFVPLVY is encoded by the coding sequence ATTATAATAACAAAAACAAAAGGGGGATCAGCCTTGGCCTTTAGAAAATCCGGGATCAGGTTCGTTGTTTTTTTATCTGCGGTTTTTTTGACGCTTTCCCTGCTGACGAGCGGCTGCGAATCTCCAAAAAAGACGCCGGAAAGCGGCAGGACTGATATAAGCGGGTCAATTAAGGAAGCCGGCTCGACAAGTGTGCTGCCTTTAGCGGAAAGTCTTGCCCTGGAGTTTATGAAGCTCCATAAAGACGTGCGTGTGGAAACAGGCGGCGGCGGCTCCGGGGCGGGTGTCAAGCAGTGTGTTGCCGGGACTGTGGATGTGGGGGCTATTTCCAGGGATCTCAAGCTGACCGAGTCCGACCTGATTTCCTATCCCGTCGCCCGGGACGCTATCGCAGTTATAGTGAATCCCGGCAATCCAATCAACAACCTGAAAGCGGATGACGTGGCCAGAATATACTCCGGCGAAGTAACTGACTGGAGCCAGATTGGAGGAAAGTCGGGCAGGATCATCTTGTTTGCCAGGGAAGAAGGATCGGGCACGAGGGACACTTTTGACAGTATTGTCATGCGGCAGAAAAAAATAACACCTGACGCCCTCTTGAGGAACTCAAACGGTGAAGTGCAGGCTGCTGTCTCCCAGGATGCCACCGCCATCGGCTTCGTCTCTCTCGGGTATGTTTACGGCATCAAAATTTTAGAAATAAACGGTACTAAATGCAGTTTTGAAAACTGTCAAAACGGCAGTTATCCTCTGGTAAGAAGATTGTTTTTTATAACGAAGGGCATTCCGAACGAAACAGTGACGGAATTTATCAATTTTGCGCGCAGCGATGCGGGCCAAAAAATAGCTGAAAAAATGGGCTTCGTGCCTCTGGTGTATTAG
- a CDS encoding ABC transporter substrate-binding protein, whose protein sequence is MKKILICIFLVILMALSGCSASKNQTRETATSGAKTLSITDMAGRQVEVPKTINKVLSTTPVGTIIMYSLNPKKIAGQNWTPTETEKVYLDKDYLNLPMLSGWYADGKVGNVEEIIKAAPDILLLNFSGKATQANLDQAGNLQEKLKIPVVMIDSKIQNTTNMYEFLGRLTDEKERAQKLSQYAGDLLKDIDSKAKTIDAGKKVSVYYAEGKEGLQTDPSGSEHAQVLNLVGAINVAKVEIKAVMGRSAVSAEQLLQWSPDMIIACHDQGFTAESSTYSAMIKDTRFATLKAIKNNNIYEVPYKPFNYIDRPPSINRLIGLKWLGNLLYPDVYKYDLEKDTKEFYKLFYNIDLTQEQINDIYKYSR, encoded by the coding sequence TTGAAAAAAATTCTGATATGTATTTTTCTGGTTATTTTAATGGCGCTTTCAGGATGCTCGGCGTCCAAAAACCAAACCCGGGAAACAGCAACAAGCGGCGCAAAAACATTGTCAATAACAGATATGGCCGGAAGGCAGGTAGAAGTGCCAAAAACTATAAACAAAGTACTTAGCACTACTCCTGTAGGCACTATAATTATGTATTCATTGAATCCTAAAAAAATTGCCGGCCAGAACTGGACTCCTACAGAGACCGAAAAGGTGTATTTGGATAAAGATTATTTAAACCTGCCGATGCTATCGGGGTGGTATGCCGATGGAAAAGTCGGTAATGTTGAAGAAATCATCAAGGCGGCTCCTGACATTTTACTGCTAAATTTTTCCGGAAAAGCCACGCAGGCTAATTTAGACCAGGCCGGCAATTTACAGGAAAAACTCAAGATACCCGTGGTTATGATTGATTCAAAGATTCAAAACACGACAAATATGTATGAATTTTTGGGCAGATTGACAGACGAGAAAGAAAGAGCCCAAAAATTGAGCCAGTATGCCGGCGATTTATTAAAAGATATAGACAGCAAGGCAAAAACTATCGATGCCGGCAAAAAAGTATCGGTTTATTATGCGGAAGGAAAAGAAGGTTTACAGACAGATCCTTCCGGTTCGGAACATGCGCAAGTATTAAATCTTGTCGGCGCAATAAATGTTGCCAAAGTAGAGATCAAAGCAGTCATGGGAAGATCAGCGGTGTCTGCAGAACAATTATTGCAGTGGTCGCCCGATATGATCATAGCCTGCCATGATCAGGGATTTACGGCTGAAAGCTCTACTTACAGCGCCATGATCAAAGATACAAGATTCGCAACACTGAAGGCAATAAAAAATAACAATATATATGAAGTCCCTTACAAGCCCTTTAATTACATTGACCGTCCTCCTTCAATCAACAGGCTGATTGGACTAAAATGGTTGGGCAATCTATTATATCCCGACGTTTACAAATATGACCTTGAAAAAGATACCAAAGAGTTTTATAAGCTGTTTTATAACATAGACCTGACCCAGGAACAGATTAATGATATATATAAATATTCGAGATAA
- a CDS encoding transcriptional repressor, which produces MIVLSKNQTITDYKTTKQRNKIIQVLQNAEGPLTAEEIYLLVKDELPSIVISTIYRNMEALKNIIVKTVYNDGKARYALTKEKHTHNLICLKCKKSIAIEECPLEAVEKNLGEQNSFEILEHKLEIYGHCKDCRLNKE; this is translated from the coding sequence ATGATTGTATTGTCTAAGAACCAGACTATAACAGACTATAAAACCACAAAGCAAAGAAATAAAATCATTCAGGTATTGCAGAATGCAGAAGGGCCTTTGACTGCGGAAGAAATATATTTGCTAGTCAAAGACGAATTGCCTTCAATAGTAATTTCTACAATATACCGAAACATGGAAGCATTAAAAAACATTATCGTAAAAACTGTTTATAATGATGGGAAAGCAAGATATGCGCTTACGAAGGAGAAACATACTCATAATCTTATTTGCTTGAAATGCAAAAAATCTATAGCTATAGAAGAATGCCCTCTGGAAGCCGTGGAAAAGAATTTGGGTGAACAAAACAGCTTTGAAATTTTAGAGCACAAATTAGAGATATATGGTCACTGCAAGGATTGCAGGCTAAACAAAGAATAG
- a CDS encoding SAM-dependent methyltransferase: MNIDAKGFNKIAKDILAPVYPVIAENIFKETGINRGICLDLGAGPGNLGLELAKLASRLEIILYDQSEGMLKIAETNCSDMLLADRVKTKQGYVEELPFDDNTIDLIVSRGSVFFWDDQLKAINEAYRVLKPGGRAYIGGGFGNEDLLAEITRKMLEQNPEWENDRNNRVGQQGYEHFKKLMKKTEVHEYEISRKQAGLWIIFNK; the protein is encoded by the coding sequence ATGAATATTGACGCCAAAGGATTCAATAAAATAGCAAAAGATATTCTTGCGCCCGTTTACCCGGTTATTGCTGAAAATATATTCAAGGAAACGGGAATAAACCGGGGTATATGCTTAGATCTGGGCGCGGGTCCGGGAAATCTGGGATTGGAACTGGCAAAACTTGCTTCGCGCCTGGAGATTATCTTATACGATCAGTCAGAAGGCATGTTAAAAATAGCGGAAACAAACTGCTCCGATATGCTGCTTGCGGATCGTGTAAAAACCAAGCAGGGCTACGTTGAAGAGCTGCCTTTCGATGACAATACAATAGATTTAATTGTAAGCCGGGGCTCAGTTTTCTTCTGGGATGATCAATTAAAGGCTATAAATGAAGCTTACAGGGTGCTTAAACCGGGCGGACGCGCTTATATCGGAGGCGGGTTTGGAAATGAAGATCTGCTGGCAGAAATCACCAGAAAGATGCTGGAACAAAACCCCGAATGGGAGAATGACAGAAATAATAGAGTAGGCCAGCAGGGATATGAGCATTTTAAAAAGTTAATGAAGAAAACAGAGGTCCATGAATACGAAATCAGTAGAAAGCAGGCGGGACTATGGATAATATTCAACAAATAG